From one Halosimplex rubrum genomic stretch:
- a CDS encoding J domain-containing protein, with protein MVLDALFGLPHWLVVGLALGVASSVLAACLFVAANRLYPSRQARRRRNDGEHRRRAELREYLDAIDESYAESHFVEGQHVAFYLPERDVAITFDAQAYYRIERSPTVPVLVEHEMPGVHLGDRLPFDVPEVEFGPDEADEERVDPAVAAFSELGVPTSASLEEVKAAYRQKVKEVHPDQGGDEDEFKRVREAYTTAKQHAG; from the coding sequence GTGGTACTCGACGCGCTGTTCGGGCTGCCCCACTGGTTGGTCGTCGGTCTCGCGCTCGGCGTCGCCAGCAGCGTCCTCGCGGCCTGCCTGTTCGTCGCCGCGAACCGACTCTATCCCTCCCGGCAGGCCCGTCGCCGGCGGAACGACGGCGAACACCGCCGCCGCGCGGAACTGCGCGAGTACCTCGACGCCATCGACGAGTCGTACGCCGAGAGCCACTTCGTCGAGGGTCAGCACGTCGCCTTCTATCTCCCCGAGCGAGACGTGGCGATCACCTTCGACGCCCAGGCGTACTACCGCATCGAGCGGTCGCCGACCGTCCCGGTGCTGGTCGAACACGAGATGCCCGGCGTCCACCTCGGCGACCGCCTCCCGTTCGACGTGCCCGAGGTGGAGTTCGGCCCCGACGAGGCCGACGAGGAGCGCGTCGACCCCGCCGTCGCCGCCTTCTCCGAACTGGGCGTCCCCACCTCGGCCAGCCTGGAGGAGGTCAAGGCCGCCTACCGGCAGAAGGTCAAGGAGGTCCACCCCGACCAGGGTGGCGACGAGGACGAGTTCAAGCGCGTCCGCGAGGCCTACACGACCGCGAAACAGCACGCCGGCTGA
- the dnaK gene encoding molecular chaperone DnaK, with product MASNKILGIDLGTTNSAFAVMEGGDPEIIVNSEGERTTPSVVAFDEGERLVGKPAKNQAVKNPDETVQSIKRHMGEDDYTVELEGEEYTPEQVSAMILQKIKRDAEEYLGDDVEKAVITVPAYFNDRQRQATKDAGEIAGFEVERIVNEPTAAAMAYGLDDESDQTVLVYDLGGGTFDVSILDLGGGVYEVVATNGDNDLGGDDWDHAIIDYLAEQFHDEHGIDLREDRQALQRLTEAAEEAKIELSNRKETRIDLPFITTTDDGPLDLEEKLTRAKFESLTEDLIERTVGPTEQALEDAGYGQSDIDEVILVGGSTRMPQVQERVEEMTGQEPKKNVNPDEAVSLGAAIQGGVLSGDVDDIVLLDVTPLSLGVEVKGGLFERLIEKNTTIPTEESKIFTTAADNQTQVQIRVFQGEREIANENELLGEFALSGIPPAPAGTPQIEVSFNIDENGIVNVSAEDKGSGNEENITIEGGAGLSDDQIEEMQQEAEEHAEEDEQRRERIEARNEAESTIQRAETLLEENEEEVDEELVEDIEAEIDEVQEVLEDEDADTEDYKEATEALAEALQEIGKQMYQDQAAEGAAGAGGAAGAAGAGGMGGAGPGGAGGAAGAGGQGEEYVDADFEDVDEDDEE from the coding sequence ATGGCGAGCAACAAGATTCTCGGAATCGACCTCGGGACCACGAACAGTGCGTTCGCGGTCATGGAAGGGGGCGACCCCGAGATCATCGTCAACTCGGAGGGCGAGCGGACGACACCCTCGGTCGTCGCGTTCGACGAGGGCGAGCGTCTCGTCGGCAAGCCCGCGAAGAACCAGGCCGTCAAGAACCCCGACGAGACCGTCCAGTCCATCAAGCGTCACATGGGCGAGGACGACTACACGGTCGAACTCGAAGGGGAGGAGTACACGCCCGAGCAGGTCTCGGCGATGATCCTCCAGAAGATCAAACGGGACGCCGAGGAGTACCTCGGCGACGACGTCGAGAAGGCCGTGATCACCGTCCCGGCCTATTTCAACGACCGCCAGCGCCAGGCGACGAAGGACGCCGGCGAGATCGCCGGCTTCGAGGTCGAGCGCATCGTCAACGAGCCGACCGCGGCCGCGATGGCCTACGGCCTCGACGACGAGTCCGACCAGACCGTCCTCGTCTACGACCTCGGCGGGGGCACCTTCGACGTGTCCATCCTCGATCTGGGCGGCGGCGTCTACGAGGTCGTCGCGACCAACGGTGATAACGACCTCGGTGGCGACGACTGGGACCACGCGATCATCGACTACCTCGCCGAGCAGTTCCACGACGAGCACGGCATCGACCTGCGCGAGGACCGCCAGGCGCTCCAGCGGCTCACCGAGGCCGCCGAGGAGGCGAAGATCGAGCTCTCCAACCGCAAGGAGACCCGCATCGACCTGCCGTTCATCACGACGACCGACGACGGGCCCCTCGATCTGGAGGAGAAGCTCACTCGGGCGAAGTTCGAGTCGCTCACCGAGGACCTCATCGAGCGGACGGTCGGCCCGACGGAGCAGGCGCTCGAAGACGCCGGCTACGGCCAGAGCGACATCGACGAGGTCATCCTCGTCGGCGGCTCCACGCGGATGCCGCAGGTCCAGGAGCGCGTCGAGGAGATGACCGGCCAGGAGCCCAAGAAGAACGTCAACCCCGACGAGGCGGTCTCGCTGGGCGCGGCGATCCAGGGCGGCGTCCTCAGCGGCGACGTGGACGACATCGTCCTGCTCGACGTGACGCCGCTGTCGCTGGGCGTCGAGGTCAAGGGCGGTCTGTTCGAGCGGCTCATCGAGAAGAACACGACCATTCCGACCGAGGAGTCGAAGATCTTCACCACTGCGGCGGACAACCAGACGCAGGTCCAGATCCGCGTCTTCCAGGGCGAACGCGAGATCGCCAACGAGAACGAACTGCTCGGTGAGTTCGCGCTCTCGGGTATCCCGCCGGCGCCCGCCGGCACCCCGCAGATCGAGGTGTCGTTCAACATCGACGAGAACGGCATCGTCAACGTCTCCGCGGAGGACAAGGGGTCGGGCAACGAGGAGAACATCACCATCGAGGGCGGCGCCGGCCTCTCCGACGACCAGATCGAGGAGATGCAGCAGGAGGCCGAGGAGCACGCCGAGGAGGACGAGCAGCGCCGCGAGCGCATCGAGGCCCGCAACGAGGCCGAGAGCACGATCCAGCGCGCCGAGACGCTGCTGGAGGAGAACGAGGAGGAGGTCGACGAGGAACTCGTCGAGGACATCGAGGCCGAGATCGACGAGGTACAGGAAGTCCTCGAGGACGAGGACGCCGACACCGAGGACTACAAGGAAGCGACCGAAGCCCTCGCAGAGGCGCTGCAGGAGATCGGCAAGCAGATGTATCAGGACCAGGCCGCAGAGGGTGCGGCCGGCGCGGGCGGCGCGGCGGGCGCGGCCGGTGCCGGTGGCATGGGCGGCGCCGGTCCGGGCGGCGCGGGCGGCGCTGCCGGTGCCGGCGGCCAAGGCGAGGAGTACGTCGACGCCGACTTCGAAGACGTCGACGAAGACGACGAGGAGTAG
- a CDS encoding nucleotide exchange factor GrpE has translation MSEQDASDPAEAAEEQPGATEQEGDASGEPVQPDEVIDPDEAGDGDASSEATGDDEVTVDEELVDRVAESDPESVAHELAALRSRVDGLEDQLDARDEELDDLAEKLKRKQAEFQNFKKRMEKRREEERERATEDLVTRLLDVRDNLKRALEQDEDTDIRGGVESTLRSFDDVLDQENVDVIEPEPGQDVDPHRHEVLVRVDSDQPEGAIADVHRPGYVMADKVLREAQVTVSDG, from the coding sequence ATGAGCGAGCAGGACGCGTCCGACCCCGCTGAGGCCGCAGAGGAGCAGCCAGGCGCGACCGAGCAGGAGGGGGACGCGAGCGGCGAGCCCGTGCAGCCCGACGAGGTCATCGACCCCGACGAGGCGGGCGACGGCGACGCCAGCAGCGAAGCGACGGGCGACGACGAGGTCACCGTCGACGAGGAGCTGGTCGACCGCGTCGCGGAGTCCGACCCCGAGTCGGTCGCCCACGAACTCGCGGCACTGCGGAGCCGCGTCGACGGTCTGGAGGACCAACTCGACGCGCGCGACGAGGAACTCGACGACCTGGCGGAGAAGCTCAAGCGCAAACAGGCGGAGTTCCAGAACTTCAAGAAGCGGATGGAGAAACGGCGCGAGGAGGAGCGCGAGCGCGCCACCGAGGACCTGGTCACTCGCCTGCTCGACGTGCGCGACAACCTGAAGCGCGCGCTCGAACAGGACGAGGACACCGACATCCGCGGCGGCGTCGAGTCGACGCTGCGGTCGTTCGACGACGTGCTCGATCAGGAGAACGTCGACGTGATCGAACCTGAACCCGGTCAGGACGTGGACCCGCACCGCCACGAAGTCCTGGTCCGCGTCGACTCCGACCAGCCCGAGGGGGCCATCGCGGATGTTCACCGCCCCGGCTACGTCATGGCCGACAAGGTGCTCCGCGAGGCGCAGGTCACCGTCAGCGACGGGTAG
- a CDS encoding DEAD/DEAH box helicase encodes MTARLVYEEGTVRITGSDALDDVPFVERDARSKTRRAPGHRYVDLRAALDEREIAYEDRVFDLPTLDLSSTYELREYQREALDDWEAADRRGVLASHASEGSRQLACRGVLELPTGSGKTVIGIAAMESLGTPTLVVVPTIDLLEQWRRELEREFDREVGQLGGGEQRLADVTVSTYDSAYLRADELGDRFGLVVFDEVHHLGGEGYRDIARLLAAPARMGLTATFERPDGAHEAVEELVGPLVHRVAVDELAGEHLADYDIKRLEVDLTPEEREVYERHQETFTDYLASSGIQMRSGSDYQELVKRSGSDPRARDALLAKQRAREVMMNADEKVDRLETLLDRHRDDRVIVFTAHTDLVYRLSERFLIPAITHETSADERREILERFRSGEYSRVVTANVLDEGVDVPDANVAVVLSGSGSEREFTQRLGRILRPKDDGQRALLYEIVTEETAEERVARRRR; translated from the coding sequence GTGACCGCCCGGCTCGTCTACGAGGAGGGAACCGTCCGGATCACCGGCAGCGACGCGCTCGACGACGTGCCGTTCGTCGAACGGGACGCCCGCTCGAAGACACGGCGGGCGCCCGGTCATCGCTACGTCGACCTCCGCGCTGCGCTGGACGAACGGGAGATCGCCTACGAGGACCGCGTGTTCGACCTCCCGACCCTCGACCTGAGCTCGACGTACGAACTCCGCGAGTACCAGCGCGAGGCGCTGGACGACTGGGAGGCCGCGGACCGCCGGGGCGTCCTCGCGAGCCACGCGAGTGAGGGCTCGCGACAGCTCGCCTGTCGCGGTGTGCTCGAACTCCCGACCGGGAGCGGGAAGACCGTCATCGGTATCGCGGCGATGGAATCCCTCGGAACGCCGACGCTCGTCGTCGTCCCCACTATCGACCTGCTCGAACAGTGGCGCCGGGAACTCGAACGGGAGTTCGACCGCGAGGTGGGACAGCTCGGCGGCGGCGAGCAACGGCTCGCCGACGTGACCGTCTCGACGTACGACTCGGCGTACCTCCGGGCGGACGAACTCGGCGACCGCTTCGGCCTCGTCGTCTTCGACGAGGTCCACCACCTCGGCGGCGAGGGGTACCGCGACATCGCCCGCCTGCTCGCCGCGCCCGCCCGCATGGGCCTCACGGCCACCTTCGAGCGCCCCGACGGCGCTCACGAGGCGGTCGAGGAACTCGTCGGCCCGCTCGTCCACCGCGTCGCCGTCGACGAACTCGCCGGCGAGCACCTCGCCGACTACGACATCAAGCGCCTGGAGGTCGACCTGACGCCCGAGGAGCGCGAGGTGTACGAGCGCCACCAGGAGACGTTCACCGACTACCTCGCGAGTTCGGGCATCCAGATGCGCAGCGGCAGCGACTACCAGGAACTCGTCAAGCGCTCGGGGAGCGACCCGCGCGCCAGGGACGCCCTGCTCGCCAAGCAGCGCGCCCGCGAGGTGATGATGAACGCCGACGAGAAGGTCGACCGGCTCGAAACCCTGCTCGACCGCCACCGCGACGACCGCGTCATCGTCTTCACCGCCCACACCGACCTCGTGTATCGCCTCTCCGAACGCTTCCTGATCCCGGCGATCACCCACGAGACGAGCGCGGACGAGCGCCGCGAGATTCTGGAGCGGTTCCGCTCGGGGGAGTACTCCCGGGTCGTGACGGCGAACGTCCTCGACGAGGGGGTCGACGTGCCCGACGCGAACGTCGCCGTCGTCCTCTCGGGCAGCGGGAGCGAGCGGGAGTTCACACAGCGCCTCGGCCGGATCTTGCGCCCGAAGGACGACGGTCAGCGTGCGCTACTCTACGAGATCGTCACCGAGGAGACGGCGGAAGAACGGGTGGCGCGGCGACGGCGGTGA
- a CDS encoding DUF790 family protein produces the protein MLTKDLLRVSRAGGGFHPQFVGDERRDLAARVLGVYQGHVDHSRSELDDALTDLEREADDFKLVRGFAKLLDREARFEVRAPVEPRRAREAAFAASETVGVVTADDRERALRRAADRLDADPDDVADALYADLDDREVLAEIDPRWDPAELVAQYNLSLAQTAIFDATEVRVRSSDPKALVSAVKRLRLMYEVRTTDAGREVVVTGPDALFRSTRRYGTRFARLLRTVAKADEWRLTATVDDRGTEREMTLTDADVSVPGVEPVTEVSYDSGVEADFATRFESLGLDWDLVREPEPLEAGASVAIPDFAFDYRHADFRVFFEIMGFWTPEYVEKKLSQLDAIDDVELLVAVDESLGAGEAIEARDHRAIPYSGTVRIKDVRDALRRYEDELVAESAAALPDELVPDADVVTIQSLAAERGVSESAVEGKSFPDHERVGRTLVRPAVLDALGDRIGAGMTLGDAEAVLDEYGIDDASALLSVLGYRVEWEGLGGGTVREREA, from the coding sequence GTGCTGACGAAGGACCTGTTGCGCGTCTCGCGGGCCGGCGGCGGCTTCCACCCGCAGTTCGTCGGCGACGAGCGCCGCGACCTCGCGGCCCGCGTCCTCGGCGTCTACCAGGGACACGTCGACCACTCCCGCTCGGAACTCGACGACGCGCTGACCGACCTCGAACGCGAGGCCGACGACTTCAAGCTCGTCCGCGGGTTCGCCAAGCTCCTCGATCGGGAGGCCCGCTTCGAGGTCCGCGCACCGGTCGAACCGCGCCGCGCCCGCGAGGCCGCCTTCGCCGCGAGCGAGACCGTCGGCGTGGTCACCGCCGACGACCGCGAGCGAGCGCTCCGACGGGCCGCCGACCGCCTCGACGCCGACCCCGACGACGTGGCCGACGCGCTCTACGCCGACCTCGACGACCGGGAAGTCCTCGCGGAAATCGACCCGCGCTGGGACCCGGCCGAGCTGGTCGCCCAGTACAACCTCTCGCTGGCTCAAACGGCGATCTTCGACGCGACCGAGGTCCGGGTCCGCTCCAGCGACCCCAAGGCGCTCGTCTCGGCGGTCAAGCGCCTGCGACTCATGTACGAGGTCCGGACGACCGACGCCGGCCGCGAGGTGGTCGTCACCGGCCCGGACGCCCTCTTCCGCAGCACGCGCCGCTACGGCACCCGCTTCGCCCGCCTGCTGCGCACCGTCGCGAAGGCCGACGAGTGGCGCCTGACCGCCACCGTCGACGACCGCGGCACCGAGCGGGAGATGACCCTGACCGACGCGGACGTGTCTGTGCCGGGCGTCGAGCCCGTGACCGAGGTGAGCTACGACAGCGGCGTCGAGGCCGACTTCGCGACCCGCTTCGAGTCGCTGGGGCTGGACTGGGACCTCGTCCGGGAGCCCGAACCGCTGGAGGCCGGCGCCAGCGTCGCCATCCCAGACTTCGCCTTCGACTACCGCCACGCCGACTTCCGGGTGTTCTTCGAGATCATGGGCTTCTGGACGCCCGAGTACGTCGAGAAGAAGCTCTCGCAGTTGGACGCCATCGACGACGTGGAGCTGCTCGTCGCCGTCGACGAGAGCCTCGGCGCCGGCGAGGCCATCGAAGCCCGCGACCACCGGGCGATTCCCTACTCCGGGACGGTCCGCATCAAGGACGTGCGCGACGCCCTCCGGCGCTACGAGGACGAACTCGTCGCCGAGAGTGCCGCCGCGCTGCCCGACGAACTGGTCCCCGACGCCGACGTGGTGACCATCCAGTCGCTGGCCGCCGAACGCGGCGTCAGCGAGAGCGCCGTCGAAGGAAAGTCGTTCCCCGACCACGAGCGCGTCGGCCGGACGCTCGTTCGCCCGGCGGTGCTGGACGCCCTCGGCGACCGGATCGGGGCTGGGATGACGCTCGGCGACGCCGAGGCGGTCCTCGACGAGTACGGCATCGACGACGCCAGCGCGCTCCTCTCGGTGCTGGGCTATCGCGTCGAGTGGGAGGGGCTCGGTGGCGGGACCGTCCGCGAGCGCGAGGCGTAG
- a CDS encoding DUF7122 family protein translates to MSDDPESGSTRDNDGTRFDRLPATADERVVEGRPTREEVLDWWAERFGVPPEAFDGHTFWERGSGKIWAFADDVASPVAIEGLGLAFLRTRREHWKPTLEAVQRFGDAADDCVVHLSREEAAAFVAGDDQELDWDGDWGYLIVTTDVAGEPEPVGVGLYVHGELRSQVPKGRRREL, encoded by the coding sequence ATGAGCGACGATCCCGAAAGCGGGTCGACTCGCGACAACGACGGGACGCGGTTCGACCGCCTCCCCGCGACCGCCGACGAGCGGGTCGTCGAGGGCCGCCCCACCCGCGAGGAGGTGCTCGACTGGTGGGCCGAGCGGTTCGGCGTTCCGCCCGAGGCTTTCGACGGGCACACGTTCTGGGAGCGCGGCTCGGGCAAGATCTGGGCGTTCGCCGACGACGTGGCCTCGCCGGTCGCCATCGAGGGCCTGGGACTCGCGTTCCTGCGGACCCGTCGCGAACACTGGAAGCCGACGCTGGAGGCGGTCCAGCGGTTCGGCGACGCGGCCGACGACTGCGTCGTTCACCTCTCCCGCGAGGAAGCCGCCGCGTTCGTCGCCGGCGACGACCAGGAACTCGACTGGGACGGCGACTGGGGCTACCTGATCGTCACGACCGACGTTGCGGGCGAGCCCGAACCGGTCGGCGTCGGCCTCTACGTCCACGGCGAACTCCGCTCGCAGGTCCCGAAGGGTCGTCGCCGGGAGCTGTAG
- a CDS encoding RsmB/NOP family class I SAM-dependent RNA methyltransferase has protein sequence MDVLERYESLVDDFDAFRAACERPLPSVVRVNTLKTTVERARDALEESDIAHEPVGWHDGLFALPEDQPGTNWPYVLGWIHGQEEVSAVPAEVLDPEPGERVWDACAAPGSKTTQLAALMDDRGLLVATDNNLGRISALRSNAERAGATNVAVTHEDARNHSLKPFRGPDSDEGTEGAPYDRALVDVPCSCEGTIRKNPDALDDWELDHVEGISGVQKGVLRRAIQTTREGGTVVYSTCTFAPEENEAVLDHALAEESCELVEFDLPLESAPGVTEWQGERFDDSVERAKRIYPHHNDTGGFFCAKLEVTAE, from the coding sequence ATGGACGTACTGGAGCGCTACGAGTCGCTCGTGGACGATTTCGACGCCTTCCGCGCGGCCTGCGAGCGGCCGCTCCCGTCGGTCGTCCGCGTCAACACGCTGAAGACGACCGTCGAACGGGCTCGCGACGCCCTCGAGGAGTCCGATATCGCCCACGAACCCGTCGGGTGGCACGACGGGCTGTTCGCGCTCCCGGAGGACCAGCCGGGGACCAACTGGCCGTACGTGCTCGGGTGGATCCACGGCCAGGAGGAGGTTTCGGCGGTCCCCGCCGAAGTGCTCGATCCGGAGCCCGGCGAGCGGGTCTGGGACGCCTGCGCCGCGCCCGGGAGCAAGACCACCCAGCTCGCCGCGCTGATGGACGACCGTGGCCTGCTGGTCGCGACCGACAACAACCTCGGCCGGATCTCCGCGCTCCGGTCGAACGCCGAGCGCGCCGGCGCCACGAACGTCGCCGTCACCCACGAGGACGCGCGGAACCACTCGCTCAAACCCTTCCGCGGACCGGATTCCGACGAAGGCACCGAGGGCGCGCCCTACGACCGGGCCTTGGTGGACGTGCCGTGTTCCTGCGAGGGGACCATCCGCAAGAACCCCGACGCGCTGGACGACTGGGAGCTCGACCACGTCGAGGGCATCTCGGGCGTCCAAAAGGGCGTGCTCCGCCGCGCGATCCAGACGACGAGGGAGGGGGGGACCGTCGTCTACTCCACCTGCACGTTCGCGCCCGAGGAGAACGAGGCCGTCCTCGACCACGCGCTGGCCGAGGAGTCCTGCGAACTCGTGGAGTTCGACCTCCCGCTCGAATCGGCCCCCGGCGTCACCGAGTGGCAGGGCGAGCGCTTCGACGACTCGGTCGAACGGGCCAAGCGCATCTACCCCCACCACAACGACACGGGCGGCTTCTTCTGTGCGAAGCTGGAGGTGACCGCCGAATGA
- a CDS encoding proteasome assembly chaperone family protein, translated as MAHVQVHREDIELDEPTLIEGLPGVGLVGKIAADHLVDALDMTYYASCRCEGLPEVAVFGEDDPTYEPPVRIYADEERDLLALQSDVPVSPSVADDFAACLTRWLGERDATALYVSGLPAEKEGVPSLYGVANGEATRLLDEHGIAPPGESGVISGPTGALLYEADRTDLDALGLVVEANRNFPDPEAARVVLLDGVGPVAGVDVDTDHLVEQAEEISQARENLAKRMQESDEESSRAQPLGMYQ; from the coding sequence ATGGCCCACGTCCAGGTACACCGCGAGGACATCGAGCTCGACGAGCCGACGCTGATCGAGGGGCTACCCGGCGTCGGCCTCGTCGGCAAGATCGCCGCGGACCACCTCGTCGACGCGCTCGACATGACCTACTACGCCTCCTGTCGCTGTGAGGGGTTGCCCGAGGTCGCCGTCTTCGGCGAGGACGACCCGACCTACGAGCCGCCGGTCCGGATATACGCCGACGAGGAGCGCGACCTCCTGGCGCTCCAGAGCGACGTGCCGGTCTCGCCGAGCGTCGCCGACGACTTCGCGGCCTGCCTGACGCGCTGGCTCGGCGAGCGCGACGCGACCGCGCTGTACGTCTCCGGGCTCCCCGCCGAGAAGGAGGGTGTCCCGAGCCTCTACGGCGTCGCGAACGGCGAGGCGACCCGCCTGCTGGACGAACACGGCATCGCGCCGCCCGGCGAGAGCGGCGTCATCAGCGGGCCGACCGGCGCGCTGCTGTACGAGGCCGACCGGACCGACCTCGACGCCCTCGGCCTCGTGGTGGAGGCGAACCGGAACTTCCCGGACCCCGAGGCCGCCCGGGTCGTCCTCCTCGACGGCGTCGGCCCCGTCGCCGGCGTCGACGTCGACACCGACCACCTCGTCGAACAGGCCGAGGAGATCAGTCAGGCCCGCGAGAACCTCGCCAAGCGGATGCAGGAGAGCGACGAGGAGAGTTCGAGAGCCCAGCCGTTGGGCATGTACCAGTAG
- a CDS encoding LysE family translocator: protein MSVATAAGTFGVGVVFGLALAAPPGPMNAVIAEESVLRGWLAGFTAGLGAMTADFVFFVLSLAGVVAFLEGAETVRAAMVGAGGLLMLYFAVGAVRDAGEARSASDSRADGVRETSADFLSGDPGPGDEGATGPDADSRGFTKAFVLALTNPYQIVFWLTVGVGLLEPGTVDVLSYLPAVGEELAGALVVRTGNPALLAGLFGGIAVWITGFPAALVGVGRRVDAFAPAAAVASALVLAGFGVTFCWTAARTLAGL from the coding sequence ATGAGCGTCGCGACCGCCGCGGGCACCTTCGGCGTCGGCGTCGTCTTCGGCCTCGCGTTAGCGGCACCGCCGGGACCGATGAACGCCGTCATCGCCGAGGAGAGCGTCCTCCGCGGATGGCTGGCCGGCTTCACCGCCGGCCTGGGCGCGATGACCGCCGACTTCGTCTTCTTCGTCCTGTCGCTGGCGGGCGTCGTCGCCTTCCTCGAAGGCGCCGAGACCGTCCGCGCGGCGATGGTCGGCGCCGGCGGCCTGCTGATGCTGTACTTCGCCGTCGGCGCCGTGCGGGACGCGGGCGAGGCGCGAAGCGCCTCGGACAGTCGAGCGGACGGAGTCCGCGAGACGAGCGCGGACTTCCTCTCCGGGGACCCCGGCCCCGGCGACGAAGGCGCCACCGGCCCGGACGCCGATTCCCGCGGATTCACGAAGGCGTTCGTCCTCGCGCTGACCAACCCCTACCAGATCGTCTTCTGGCTGACCGTCGGCGTCGGCCTGCTCGAACCGGGGACCGTCGACGTGTTGTCGTATCTCCCGGCGGTCGGCGAGGAGCTCGCCGGCGCGCTCGTCGTGCGGACGGGGAACCCGGCGCTGCTGGCGGGGCTGTTCGGCGGCATCGCCGTCTGGATCACGGGCTTCCCGGCGGCGCTGGTGGGCGTCGGCCGCCGGGTCGACGCGTTCGCGCCCGCCGCCGCGGTCGCCTCGGCGCTGGTGTTGGCGGGGTTCGGCGTCACCTTCTGCTGGACGGCGGCGCGGACGCTGGCCGGCCTCTGA
- a CDS encoding HD domain-containing protein: MGVEIRESPVSAEAFAEMEAFVHDYLAASVESEDDGGRMRWYPWHSAEYRFNHILNVVELAEEIAQAEGANVDVTRVAALFHDIAKLEVDQDLHAEEGARVAREYLTTHGDYPASFVDEVCAAVRDHSYQGELTDLSLEAQCLIEADLLDKVGANGTALMLLRMGYESRTHIDAAEMVGRVLERGVDARERVRSDTAESICHRRLKRVKWFKEWLEGEVADVDPEEAPEPPGGSD, from the coding sequence GTGGGCGTCGAAATTAGGGAGTCGCCCGTCTCCGCCGAGGCGTTCGCGGAGATGGAGGCGTTCGTCCACGACTATCTGGCCGCCAGCGTCGAGAGCGAGGACGACGGCGGTCGCATGCGGTGGTACCCCTGGCACTCCGCGGAGTACCGGTTCAACCACATCCTCAACGTGGTCGAACTCGCCGAGGAGATCGCCCAGGCCGAGGGCGCCAACGTCGACGTGACCCGCGTCGCCGCGCTGTTCCACGACATCGCGAAGCTGGAGGTCGACCAGGACCTCCACGCCGAGGAGGGCGCCCGCGTCGCCCGCGAGTACCTCACCACCCACGGCGACTACCCCGCGTCGTTCGTCGACGAGGTCTGCGCCGCCGTCCGCGACCACTCCTATCAGGGCGAGCTGACCGACCTCTCGCTGGAGGCCCAGTGTCTCATCGAGGCGGACCTGCTCGACAAGGTCGGCGCCAACGGCACGGCGCTGATGTTGCTCCGGATGGGCTACGAGTCCCGAACGCACATCGACGCCGCCGAGATGGTCGGGCGCGTCCTCGAACGCGGCGTCGACGCCCGCGAGCGAGTTCGCAGCGACACCGCCGAGAGCATCTGTCACCGCCGGCTCAAGCGCGTCAAGTGGTTCAAGGAGTGGCTCGAAGGCGAGGTCGCCGACGTGGATCCCGAGGAAGCGCCCGAACCACCCGGCGGGTCGGACTGA
- a CDS encoding GNAT family N-acetyltransferase: MNVRTAERGDRPAIRDVARRSLQASYSLSPEAITGAVSEWYDEAALDEATNDEERHLLVADREGQVVGFAESELAGEDATLLWLHVDPAYRGEGIGTALFEETRERLTETGADRMVGRVLADNVDGNGFYEAQGFEQVDEADLEIAGHHHVEKVWAESGDDGLQAIKSAEGATVYVDETDWDDGSAGKFYTVYRDEAREEHYGYFCSNCNRLANAMDAMGRIECDDCGNARKPTRWDAAYL; this comes from the coding sequence ATGAACGTGCGCACCGCGGAGCGGGGGGACCGACCGGCGATCAGGGACGTGGCGCGGCGGTCGCTGCAGGCGTCGTACTCGCTGAGTCCGGAGGCGATCACCGGCGCCGTCTCCGAGTGGTACGACGAGGCGGCGCTGGACGAGGCGACGAACGACGAGGAGCGACACCTGCTCGTCGCCGACCGGGAGGGCCAGGTCGTCGGGTTCGCCGAGAGCGAACTCGCCGGCGAGGACGCGACGCTGCTGTGGCTCCACGTCGACCCCGCCTATCGGGGCGAGGGGATCGGCACGGCCCTGTTCGAGGAGACCCGCGAGCGACTGACCGAGACCGGCGCCGACCGGATGGTCGGCCGCGTGCTCGCCGACAACGTCGACGGCAACGGATTCTACGAGGCCCAAGGCTTCGAGCAGGTCGACGAAGCCGACCTGGAGATCGCCGGCCACCACCACGTCGAGAAGGTGTGGGCGGAGTCCGGCGACGACGGCCTGCAGGCCATCAAGAGCGCCGAGGGCGCGACCGTCTACGTCGACGAGACCGACTGGGACGACGGCTCCGCCGGGAAGTTCTACACCGTCTACCGCGACGAGGCGAGAGAGGAACACTACGGCTACTTCTGCAGCAACTGCAACCGCCTCGCCAACGCCATGGACGCGATGGGCCGCATCGAGTGCGACGACTGCGGCAACGCCCGCAAACCGACTCGGTGGGACGCCGCGTATCTCTGA